One part of the Acinetobacter sp. XS-4 genome encodes these proteins:
- a CDS encoding DsrH/TusB family sulfur relay protein: MNPSTLYLVQSAYHNTANVIDELGNLYQEGDQIIFMGDSVARLSAEMIQPFKSVSCLSIEKDLIDTDTLAQINVLDYDQFADLVLTFNRCISFK, translated from the coding sequence ATGAATCCATCAACACTTTATCTCGTGCAATCTGCTTATCACAATACAGCAAATGTTATTGATGAATTAGGTAACCTTTATCAAGAAGGTGACCAGATTATTTTTATGGGTGATTCTGTTGCGCGGCTTTCAGCTGAAATGATTCAACCGTTTAAATCTGTTTCATGCTTAAGTATCGAAAAAGATTTAATCGATACGGATACTTTAGCTCAGATAAATGTATTGGACTATGATCAATTTGCAGATCTTGTTTTAACATTTAATCGCTGTATTTCTTTTAAATAA
- the galE gene encoding UDP-glucose 4-epimerase GalE encodes MILVTGGLGFIGSHIALSLMAQGQEVVIVDNLANSTLQTLERLEFISGMYVPFVKLDVRNTPALNKVFEQYSIDAVIHTAGFKSIEESNLKPLEYYNDNVSCIMSLLRAMQRTGVRHFIHLSSLAAYGKSGLQLSETDEFNYAYPNPYIKSQQMIEEIIRDTYKIDHEWKIAILRLSNIVGAFEHGVLGEYVAQLPKNIVPLAMQVAAMQRDLIELQDQAETSDHTTERSFLHVLDVCEAVTASLHWLRDQTHCCEAFNIAHDQVHSVRQLLDEISQVTQAEIATQPAIYKHVELSQVGADITKAKTLLNWTPKRPLKQMIEDEWRFYQNTLNGR; translated from the coding sequence ATGATTTTAGTGACAGGTGGTTTAGGCTTTATCGGTTCACACATTGCTTTGAGTCTCATGGCTCAGGGTCAAGAAGTGGTCATTGTCGATAATTTGGCTAATTCGACCTTGCAAACGCTGGAACGCCTAGAGTTTATTTCTGGGATGTACGTTCCATTTGTTAAACTTGATGTACGTAATACACCAGCATTGAATAAGGTCTTCGAACAATATTCAATCGATGCGGTTATTCATACTGCTGGATTTAAATCAATTGAAGAATCTAATCTTAAACCTCTTGAATATTATAATGATAATGTAAGTTGCATCATGAGTTTACTACGTGCCATGCAACGCACAGGTGTTCGTCACTTTATTCATTTGTCTAGCCTTGCAGCTTATGGAAAATCTGGTCTGCAATTAAGCGAAACAGACGAATTCAACTATGCTTATCCTAACCCTTATATTAAGTCTCAACAGATGATTGAAGAAATTATCCGTGATACTTATAAAATTGATCATGAGTGGAAAATTGCGATCTTGCGCTTATCTAATATTGTAGGTGCATTTGAACATGGGGTGCTCGGAGAGTATGTCGCACAGCTCCCTAAAAATATTGTACCGCTTGCCATGCAAGTTGCAGCAATGCAACGTGATTTGATTGAATTACAAGATCAAGCTGAAACATCAGATCATACGACTGAACGTAGTTTTCTACACGTTTTAGATGTGTGTGAAGCTGTAACTGCAAGCTTACATTGGCTACGTGATCAAACACATTGTTGTGAGGCGTTTAATATTGCCCATGACCAAGTTCACTCTGTTCGTCAATTACTAGATGAAATTTCGCAAGTAACCCAAGCTGAAATTGCGACTCAACCTGCGATTTACAAACATGTTGAGTTAAGTCAAGTTGGGGCAGACATAACCAAAGCAAAAACATTATTGAACTGGACACCTAAGCGCCCGTTAAAACAAATGATTGAAGATGAATGGCGCTTTTATCAAAATACATTAAATGGAAGATAA
- the fumC gene encoding class II fumarate hydratase, giving the protein MQTRIEHDTMGEIEVPNEALWGAQTQRSLQNFKIGQERLPRAMIRAMGLVKKAAAITNAELEQLPQDLSQYIVGAAEEVIDGKWDSQFPLVVWQTGSGTQSNMNCNEVIANIANQKLGQVLGAQKPVHPNDHVNRAQSTNDSFPTAIHVAASLQINELLIPAVEQLKATLQKKSDEFQSIVKIGRTHLQDATPLTLGQEFSGYVSQLEHGLVRLQQALTGLYELPLGGTAVGTGLNAHPDYAVKAADQLALLTGLPFVTAPNKFEALAGRDAAVFASGALKTLAVSLNKIANDIRWLASGPRCGFGEIRIPENEPGSSIMPGKVNPTQSEAMTMVVAQVLGNDTTINVAGASGNFELNVFMPVIAYNLLQSIQLLGDACNSFNDHCAVGIEPNQDKIDHFLHNSLMLVTALNPVIGYENSAKVAKTAYKENKTLKQVAVELGLVTAEQFDEVVKPEKMVSPNSK; this is encoded by the coding sequence ATGCAAACACGAATTGAACATGACACTATGGGTGAGATTGAAGTTCCAAATGAAGCATTGTGGGGGGCACAGACTCAACGCAGCTTACAGAACTTTAAAATCGGGCAGGAACGATTACCCCGTGCCATGATTCGAGCAATGGGGCTGGTGAAAAAAGCTGCTGCGATAACTAATGCTGAACTTGAACAGTTACCGCAAGATTTGAGCCAATATATTGTGGGTGCAGCTGAAGAAGTAATTGATGGTAAATGGGATTCACAGTTTCCTTTAGTGGTCTGGCAGACAGGTTCTGGTACGCAAAGTAACATGAACTGTAATGAAGTGATTGCCAATATTGCCAACCAAAAATTAGGTCAAGTGTTGGGTGCACAAAAACCAGTACATCCAAATGATCATGTCAACCGTGCTCAATCAACGAACGATTCATTTCCAACTGCTATTCACGTGGCAGCAAGTTTGCAAATTAATGAATTACTTATTCCTGCCGTAGAGCAGCTTAAAGCGACTTTGCAAAAAAAATCAGATGAGTTTCAGTCTATTGTTAAAATTGGTCGTACCCATTTACAAGACGCAACTCCATTAACATTGGGTCAAGAATTTAGTGGTTATGTCTCTCAGCTTGAGCATGGATTAGTTCGGTTGCAACAGGCATTGACAGGTTTATATGAGTTACCATTGGGTGGTACTGCGGTAGGTACGGGGTTAAATGCACATCCTGATTATGCAGTGAAAGCAGCCGATCAACTTGCTTTGCTCACAGGCTTACCATTTGTGACTGCTCCAAACAAATTTGAAGCACTTGCAGGACGTGATGCTGCTGTTTTTGCTTCTGGTGCATTAAAAACGCTTGCAGTCAGTTTAAATAAAATTGCAAACGATATTCGTTGGTTGGCCAGTGGTCCACGTTGTGGTTTCGGTGAAATCCGCATTCCAGAAAATGAACCTGGTTCAAGCATTATGCCGGGTAAAGTAAACCCAACACAAAGTGAAGCAATGACCATGGTTGTTGCGCAAGTGCTTGGAAATGATACGACCATTAATGTGGCTGGTGCTTCAGGTAACTTTGAATTAAACGTATTTATGCCTGTGATTGCCTACAACTTATTGCAGTCTATTCAATTACTTGGTGATGCATGTAATAGTTTTAATGATCATTGTGCGGTAGGAATTGAACCTAATCAGGATAAAATTGATCACTTCTTACATAACTCTCTCATGTTGGTCACTGCTTTAAACCCAGTGATTGGTTATGAAAATTCTGCAAAAGTTGCCAAGACTGCCTACAAGGAAAATAAAACTTTGAAGCAGGTTGCTGTTGAGCTTGGTTTAGTTACAGCAGAACAATTTGATGAAGTGGTTAAACCTGAAAAAATGGTTTCACCAAATAGTAAATAA
- the tusD gene encoding sulfurtransferase complex subunit TusD, with translation MSTLLLITSAPTSIHAWHALGLAQALKSKNEDFRVFFYQDGVQVANDFQWVPDDQRNLTHEWQKLAIRLPVCVSAALARGITDAENASRHHLTHHNLAKDFQLVGLGELADAVQSASRLIQF, from the coding sequence ATGAGTACATTACTACTAATTACCTCTGCTCCTACTTCCATTCATGCTTGGCATGCGTTAGGACTTGCTCAGGCACTCAAAAGTAAAAATGAAGACTTTCGTGTATTCTTTTACCAAGATGGCGTGCAGGTTGCTAATGATTTTCAATGGGTTCCTGACGACCAGCGTAATTTAACGCATGAATGGCAAAAGCTTGCGATTCGACTTCCTGTATGTGTGAGTGCTGCCCTCGCTCGTGGTATTACCGATGCAGAAAATGCCAGTCGCCATCACCTTACTCATCACAACCTTGCCAAAGACTTTCAACTGGTCGGGTTAGGTGAACTTGCTGATGCGGTACAGTCAGCATCTCGTCTTATTCAATTTTAA
- a CDS encoding PLP-dependent aminotransferase family protein, whose product MNQNKTKIEIVISEIEQQIKNRSLLPGARLPSVRKLANDLGFSVSTVVEAYERLIALGKIESRTGSGFYIVGPLAPLSLSELGPKLDRSVDPLWISRQSLEAKADVFKPGCGWLPDDWMPLDSIRKALRTAAKSPDDCLMGYSTPLGLPALRDLLARRAQAKGIEANLNQVLLTDSGTQAIDLVCRFLLKPDDVILIDDPCYFNFHALLKVHQVKVIGIPYTPTGPDLEAFKEAIETYNPRLYITNSGIHNPTGAVLSLSTAHQLLKLIEQSNLIVVEDDIFSDFEYNAAPRLAALDNLSRVIFIGSFSKTLSASIRCGYIIAKPEWIDQLTDLKIATSFSHNGVSAEVLLSALTDGSYRKHIELLKVRLTKAMHDTITKLEPLGIKPWIKPQAGIFVWCHLPEGVEASKIAKYCINHQVILAPGNAFSQASNAGQFIRFNVTQSNHDYIYKTLADAIQPESS is encoded by the coding sequence GTGAACCAGAACAAAACAAAAATTGAAATTGTCATTTCAGAGATTGAACAACAAATAAAAAATCGATCTTTATTGCCGGGGGCACGCTTGCCTTCTGTTCGTAAGTTAGCAAATGATCTTGGTTTTTCAGTCTCAACGGTTGTTGAAGCGTATGAAAGATTAATTGCTTTAGGCAAGATCGAATCAAGAACTGGATCTGGTTTTTATATTGTTGGCCCGCTCGCGCCTCTTTCTTTAAGTGAATTAGGCCCTAAATTAGATCGTTCAGTCGATCCATTATGGATTTCACGTCAATCTTTGGAAGCTAAAGCAGATGTTTTTAAGCCCGGTTGCGGTTGGCTACCTGATGACTGGATGCCATTAGACAGTATTCGTAAAGCTTTAAGGACGGCCGCGAAAAGCCCTGATGATTGTTTAATGGGTTATTCAACACCATTGGGATTACCAGCTCTACGCGATTTACTGGCAAGGCGTGCTCAAGCAAAAGGTATTGAGGCGAATCTGAACCAAGTACTTTTAACTGATTCGGGAACTCAAGCGATTGATTTGGTTTGCCGATTTTTACTAAAGCCCGATGATGTCATTTTGATTGATGATCCTTGTTATTTCAACTTTCATGCATTACTTAAAGTCCATCAAGTCAAAGTTATTGGTATTCCCTACACCCCAACAGGCCCTGACTTAGAGGCATTTAAAGAAGCAATTGAGACTTATAATCCACGTCTTTATATCACCAACTCAGGAATTCACAATCCAACTGGAGCAGTACTTTCTCTTTCTACGGCACATCAATTATTAAAGCTTATTGAGCAATCTAATTTGATTGTCGTTGAAGATGATATTTTTTCAGATTTTGAATATAACGCTGCTCCTCGGCTTGCTGCGTTGGATAATCTTTCACGTGTAATTTTTATTGGAAGTTTTTCTAAAACGTTATCAGCATCTATTCGCTGTGGTTATATTATTGCGAAACCAGAATGGATTGATCAGCTCACTGACCTAAAAATTGCCACAAGCTTTTCTCACAATGGCGTGTCTGCTGAAGTTTTATTAAGTGCTTTAACTGATGGATCTTATCGTAAACATATAGAATTACTAAAAGTTCGTTTAACAAAAGCGATGCACGACACCATTACCAAACTAGAACCTTTGGGCATAAAGCCATGGATTAAGCCTCAAGCGGGAATTTTTGTTTGGTGTCATTTACCAGAGGGTGTTGAAGCTTCAAAAATTGCGAAATATTGTATTAACCATCAAGTTATTCTTGCACCAGGCAATGCATTTAGCCAAGCCTCCAATGCTGGTCAATTCATACGTTTTAATGTGACACAGTCAAATCATGATTACATTTATAAGACTCTAGCTGATGCAATTCAACCAGAGTCTTCATAA
- a CDS encoding cysteine hydrolase family protein, which yields MENLSSNSKSALLVIDMQNGLFNGQSKPHNAQLVLSNILSLIEYCRLNERPIIFIRHVGEKGTPLDPSGPNTQLIKELSVNLNADTVIEKMYPSGFKNTVLKEVLEKLDVDEIIITGMKTEYCIDTTVRAASEYGYKLILISDAHTTTDSAALNAQQIIEHHNEVLSNAFAKLKTAEEFIS from the coding sequence ATGGAAAACCTCAGTAGTAACTCAAAATCGGCTTTATTGGTCATTGATATGCAAAATGGCCTATTTAACGGCCAGTCTAAGCCGCATAATGCTCAACTCGTACTTTCAAATATTCTTAGCCTTATTGAATATTGCCGCTTGAATGAGAGACCAATTATCTTCATTCGGCATGTTGGTGAAAAAGGCACACCATTAGATCCAAGTGGGCCGAACACTCAACTGATTAAAGAGTTATCCGTTAATCTAAATGCGGATACAGTCATTGAAAAAATGTATCCTAGTGGCTTTAAAAATACTGTTTTAAAAGAAGTGTTAGAGAAGCTTGATGTTGATGAAATCATCATTACTGGGATGAAAACTGAGTATTGTATTGATACAACTGTTAGGGCTGCTTCTGAGTACGGATATAAATTGATATTAATTTCAGATGCACATACAACAACTGATTCAGCAGCTTTAAATGCTCAGCAAATAATTGAGCATCATAACGAAGTTTTAAGTAATGCTTTTGCTAAGTTAAAAACGGCAGAAGAGTTCATTTCTTAA
- a CDS encoding helix-turn-helix domain-containing protein, with protein sequence MKWDDIGDQPCSVARMLSVIGDRWTMLILRNAFMGIRRFDDFQKSLGVTRHVLSDRLKRLVEYEILAKAPYFDRQERFEYRLTDKGFELYPIILSMANWADKWMDQGLGKPLEYRHKTCGHKFEPVMVCSVCREPLHAKQVQVSAGPGYFAYIEQKQKQA encoded by the coding sequence ATGAAATGGGATGACATCGGTGATCAACCTTGTTCGGTTGCTCGTATGCTATCAGTGATTGGCGATCGATGGACGATGCTAATATTACGTAATGCTTTTATGGGAATACGCCGTTTTGACGATTTTCAAAAATCATTAGGCGTAACTCGTCATGTCCTTTCAGATCGTTTAAAGCGTTTGGTTGAATATGAAATTTTAGCCAAAGCTCCTTATTTTGATCGTCAAGAACGCTTTGAATATCGACTTACTGATAAGGGGTTTGAACTTTATCCGATTATTTTGTCTATGGCGAATTGGGCAGATAAATGGATGGATCAAGGTTTAGGTAAACCTTTAGAGTATCGTCATAAAACTTGTGGCCATAAATTTGAGCCAGTCATGGTATGTTCGGTTTGCCGTGAACCTTTACATGCAAAACAAGTTCAAGTTTCAGCTGGGCCAGGTTATTTTGCATATATTGAACAAAAACAGAAACAAGCTTAA
- a CDS encoding TusE/DsrC/DsvC family sulfur relay protein, whose protein sequence is MNLELDQDGHLVDYTIWNPEVAQELAKSLDIELTEWHFEVLAAVRQFYQQFGHSPATRPLIKFLMKTVSPEINNAVLQQQFNTGLVARHLSRLAGVPKPANCL, encoded by the coding sequence ATGAATTTAGAATTAGACCAAGATGGTCATTTGGTTGATTATACAATCTGGAATCCTGAAGTTGCACAAGAGCTTGCCAAGTCACTTGATATTGAATTAACCGAATGGCATTTCGAAGTTTTAGCTGCTGTGCGTCAGTTTTATCAACAGTTTGGGCACTCTCCAGCAACCCGCCCTCTCATTAAGTTTTTAATGAAAACGGTAAGTCCAGAGATTAATAACGCTGTTTTACAGCAACAATTTAATACTGGTTTAGTTGCCCGTCATTTAAGTCGTTTGGCAGGTGTTCCTAAACCAGCAAATTGTTTATAA
- a CDS encoding DMT family transporter: MNRFMNGWVNGFIGVAIFAGSLPATRVAVMGFEPGFLTAARAAIAGILGLILILVLKQKKPAKQDWWPLAIVALGVVIGFPLFTALALQHMNAAHSIVFVSLLPLATAIFAVLRGGEKPNQFFWIFAVLGSAVVFAYMFFLSGDTSLGIGDFYMLMAIIFCGFGYAEGGVLSRKIGGWQVICWALILSLPFMLLLTIFYMPASFQSVSTSALVGLIYVSLFSMLIGFFFWYKGLAQGGIAAISQLQLLQPLMGLAIAAALLHEHVSWSMLVVTAATILCVAAAKKFT; this comes from the coding sequence ATGAATAGGTTTATGAATGGCTGGGTGAATGGTTTTATTGGCGTGGCTATTTTTGCAGGGTCACTACCAGCAACACGTGTAGCGGTAATGGGGTTTGAACCCGGTTTTTTAACAGCAGCACGAGCTGCGATAGCTGGTATTTTAGGGCTTATTCTTATATTGGTTTTAAAACAAAAAAAGCCAGCCAAACAAGATTGGTGGCCTCTAGCCATTGTTGCTTTAGGGGTTGTGATCGGTTTTCCGTTGTTTACAGCACTTGCTCTACAGCACATGAATGCAGCTCATTCAATTGTCTTTGTTAGTCTTTTGCCACTTGCAACTGCAATATTTGCTGTACTCAGAGGTGGAGAAAAACCTAATCAATTTTTCTGGATATTTGCAGTTTTGGGAAGTGCTGTTGTTTTCGCCTATATGTTCTTCCTTTCTGGTGATACATCACTTGGAATAGGGGACTTTTATATGTTGATGGCAATTATTTTTTGTGGCTTTGGCTACGCAGAAGGTGGCGTACTTTCAAGAAAAATAGGCGGGTGGCAAGTCATTTGTTGGGCACTTATTTTGTCATTACCTTTTATGTTGTTACTTACTATTTTCTATATGCCAGCTTCATTCCAGAGTGTGTCTACATCAGCTCTAGTCGGTCTTATTTATGTGTCTTTGTTTAGTATGCTCATTGGCTTTTTCTTTTGGTACAAAGGACTGGCACAAGGCGGTATTGCTGCCATAAGCCAACTACAACTTTTACAGCCTTTAATGGGGCTTGCTATTGCAGCGGCTTTATTACACGAACATGTGAGCTGGTCAATGTTAGTGGTCACAGCAGCAACTATTTTATGTGTCGCTGCTGCTAAAAAGTTTACTTAA